The genomic segment ACTTGGAGGACAAACTGACCACGGCTCTTGAAATCAGGGAACGTCTGGCCGCACTGGAGGCCAAGGTCGCTGCACATTGAGCTCCCTCCCCTCACAAAAGAGACTCCATCTTCTCACGTCAAATTCGTTCCGATGGTCTTGGCCGCATGAACCAAGAGTCGTTCGATCGCCTGCTTCGCCGTCTCCCGCTATCATGTAAACAATTCGTCTTTGTGGGCCTCGATCCCTTCCGCAACCAACTTCCGGACGGTTGCCGCCCTTGAGAGTCCCCATTTCGTTGCCAGGGCGTCGATCGCCCATCCCTCCTGATCGATTTTCAGGTAAAGCTCGATCTTGAAGGTCGTCACCGCATGCCGCTTGCGCCAGGCCTTCACCCGAACCGATCCGGACTGTGCCGTCTTCTCCATATTCCCTCCTCATTCATTAACATGTTAACATTATGGCATGGGGAAAGAAGATTTCACCCGTAGGCAAGGCCGTGACAAGGCCATTTCAAAGTCAGGCTCCTCCAGATCAGGGGGGGCTGGCTATTTCGGAGTCTGCGGTAGAAAAATAGACACCGTGTCTATTTTTTTGGTTGGCAATGTTGCCAAATCGTGCGGATCCGCTCCCCCCTCCCCCCCCCCGGATGGTCTATCGTGGGACAATGGTTTGAATGCCTGCTCAGTGGCCTGGTTACTGAGACCCAAGACGCTTCAAAACAACGGGATTGATCGGGCATGATCGCAACGTCCGTAGGAGGTTTTTGAAAAGATTGGATGAGCCTTCATTTCCAAGGCTTTATCGCATTTTTTTGAGGAACATTATTCTGGAGGAAATATTGACGCTGAGACAAATTCTCTCTCTTCCAACACGACAAACCTGCAGGGTGGTCCAGAGATGCATTGTTCCGGACTTGTCCAGCATGAGAAACGTGCTTCCAGTCCCAATCACGAATCGCTGAAGACTTCTTCGAAAAAGGTTTCGTCACGCGCTTCCTCGGCCGTTTCTTTGATCTCTTTTGATGATTTTCGGAGAGTATCGAGAATCCGTTCAACCGGAATATCCTGGTTTCTTGGAGTCTCTCCCCATTCTGGAAGTTCATGTGTTAGATCAGAAAGGTTCCAATGATCATATGTTTGGCAGAACCGACTTACTTCATCCAGAAGATTGACCCCCGCCTCCGAAAGGGGACCAGTCAACTCTGGTCCGATCAATCGAGCGTCATACTTGATCGTTCGGATCCGTCCTCCCCATTCCCCTTCCTTGATCCGGTCATAGACGTTTGAGAGCACCGGCCCCAGCTTCATGGCGATATATCGGTCTCCCGTAATGAGGCACCCGTATTCCAAAAGTGCAGCCCGACCGGAAAGGTAGAGAAGCTTGAGAAGGCGCATATAGGCCATACCTCCATCGCTTACGGCCAAGAGATGGGTATCGGCTGCCAAAGCCTTACGTTCGTTGAACGGAAATCGGATCGGTTCGACCGTTGGATCGAGAGTCCTGGTGCCCATCGGTTTCTCCTAAGATCAATATGACTTCGAGTAAAACTTCCTTCAAATTACGGCAGGACAGGATCCGCGTCAAAGGCCCTTGACGTATCCAAAAAAACAGACATAAGGAAAGAATTCATGTCTGGGACCGGTCCCATGAACAATTGGCCGTGACATTGAAAATCCGGCGGTCCCGGACCCGCTCGGATAATGAAACCGCACAGGGCCTTGGGGCCACAAAAATTTCGGTCGTCGTCACCAAGGGGCCGTTTTTTTCGGGACCGCCTCCGTTCCTTGCTCGATGTCGATCATTTTGACTTTAAATACGGCATTGCCGTATCGTAAGCTGACTTTCACGATTGTTGAGTCTTCCCTCTTCTCCCATCTCGTTTTTCGATTACTTGTCCGAGGAAGAATACGAGGGCCTGAAACTCTTCCTCGCGTTGAATCCGGAATCGGGGACATGATTATTCCCGGATCCTGACACCGGAACTTCGTCACACCGAAACCCTCTCACCGGTAGAGCTTTATGCTCCTGGAATCCTCCTCCCCCTGTCGCCGCACCATCCACAGGTTCAAGCCAGAGCCGTCTCAAATGCGGGACGAAATTCTGACAACCCTGTCTTGCGCACTCTCTCTGCGCCTTGATATTTTTTTGACACTCGAAACTTGGGCTAGGGTGGTTCATCAAGACAGATCATCCGATGAATTGATTTTTGATGTTGTATGCGGTAGCATCAAATCTATGAGAACGACGCTGGATATTGATGAGGATGTCCTGGAGACAGCCCGGGAATTGGCTCGTCGACAAGGGAAATCCATTGGAAAAGTGATTTCCGATCTTGGGCGACAGGCATTGATGGAAATGTCGGGGAGGGACTTGTCGTCCGAGACGGTTTCCGTGTTCGGGTTTCGTCCTTTTCCCAAAAGAGGAGGCGTGGTGACAAATGACCGGATAGATGCTTTGCGGGAAGACGATCTCTCCTGATGCGTTCTCTCCTCGACATCAATGTTCTGATTGCTCTTCTGGATTCCGATCACGTTTCTCATCATACAGCCAGAGAGTGGTTTTCTCTCCACGCAACCGATGGATGGGCCTCCTGTCCTTTAACACAGAACGGTTGCATGCGGATCATGTCCCATCCGAACTATCCAAACCCGATTTCCATCTCCCGGATCCGGGAACGTTTGTCCGAAGCAGCATCGAGTTCCCTGCATCAATTTTGGCCGGATGACGTCAGTTTTCTGGACGCTGGCGTCGCAGATACCGCCCGTATCCATGGTCCACACCAGATCACCGACCTGTATCTCCTGGCCCTCGCCATCCGGCATAAGGGCCGTTTTGTCACCTTTGACGGTTCGATAGTGACCTCCGCCGTGCAGGGCTTCGAAGGGCATCATCTGGTCGTTCTCTGAATACGGTCCCCAAGACTTTCAGAGCGGGTCTTTCTTTGGACGCTCAAAAAAGGCGTGGACAGAAATGTCATTTTCCTGAAATCCGAATCCATTCACATCTTCATGTCGCTCTACCAGTTCTTTTTTGGAACAAAGCTTCCTTGCTTCTTCCGTCAACGCTCTTCCCTCCTTCACCATCAACTCTCACCGGTGCCTGTCAATGGAACAGACTGTTTCATTGCCGGGCGACAGGAGAGACTCTTTTCCGGCGGGGAACTGACAGATGTCAGGGCCCGCTCTTATTTATTTGATCCCCACAAATTCGGATGGTTCATCCTGCAAAACAGAACGGTCGACTCCCGGTTCTGTAAGTCCATCGTGTGCACATCATGCATGACGTTACCATGAGGCTCCCCCGTGCACCTTTCCGCGAATCATGTGCTGAAGCGTGTCTTTGGAGCAGTTCGGAACAATCCCGGTATAGACTTTTCCGTTTCGTTCAAAAAGACCGATTGAAGTTTGTCCTCCGGATCACTCCCTGTCCCACATCCTCCCGGCTTCCAGCGGCCTGAAAAACGACGGGGGAGCTCCCTGTGGTACATGCCGGCGGCTCTTCATCCCCGGCTATAAGAACAGGATGATGTCTTCTGCCTCCGGAAAGACCAAGAACCCTTCCCGCCTTTCCTTCCTCG from the Leptospirillum ferriphilum genome contains:
- a CDS encoding Panacea domain-containing protein, translated to MGTRTLDPTVEPIRFPFNERKALAADTHLLAVSDGGMAYMRLLKLLYLSGRAALLEYGCLITGDRYIAMKLGPVLSNVYDRIKEGEWGGRIRTIKYDARLIGPELTGPLSEAGVNLLDEVSRFCQTYDHWNLSDLTHELPEWGETPRNQDIPVERILDTLRKSSKEIKETAEEARDETFFEEVFSDS
- a CDS encoding TA system VapC family ribonuclease toxin, whose product is MRSLLDINVLIALLDSDHVSHHTAREWFSLHATDGWASCPLTQNGCMRIMSHPNYPNPISISRIRERLSEAASSSLHQFWPDDVSFLDAGVADTARIHGPHQITDLYLLALAIRHKGRFVTFDGSIVTSAVQGFEGHHLVVL